In Podarcis muralis chromosome 7, rPodMur119.hap1.1, whole genome shotgun sequence, the genomic stretch aataaaatcaacagCTTAAATATAtacattatgaaataatatggTATATTAAAATACATGTAAGTCTCGcctaaacagacaaacaaacaaacaaaatattttagGATGCTCCAGAAACAGTACAAAGAAAGCAGCTGCCTTATGTCATTGGGCAGGAAGTTCCAGAGTGTAGCTGCTGCCTCACTGAAGGATCAATTTCTTTACAGAATTCTTTGCAGAAAGAATGCTGtatggcacttgtaaaagtgaCAGTTCCACAGATTGAATTggttgagtgggcatatatgggtaAGATTATTTTGACGCATGTGTTTTAATGAGTGACATCTTGGAATTGCAGTCTCAGTTTAAATGCTTTCTTCTATCTCCACAGCATCATGTTTACAGGCTGTGACAGAAGATAATCCAGACCTGCTGTCGTCCTTTGATTCTTCTGCACACCAAGTTCTGGAAATGATCTTATTATCATCAGAGAAAGGCATGGAGGATATTCTTTTACGGACTCTGGTGGCAGGTAGGTTTCAACTGGGTAATGAGTACTGTGTTGTGGCAGTAGCGTAATgggaaattcagaagtgcagggtcccttcatgatagtcacaTCTACTCTCCCTTCTCCTGAATGCCATTAAAGAGGAGGACTGCCTGATTTTCCCTGGGAGTTCCATAGCTGGGGTcccaccacaaagaaggccctgtCTTGGCTCCCTTTTCTTGGAGCCATTCCTACCAATGAGATCACAAGCAGGGCCTCTCATCCCAGATTTCAGGTCGTAAGGTATGGGTGGAGGCACTTTCAAGGACTTGGGTTCCAGTTCACCTAAGGGCAAATACAATATTTGTACCTCATCTTTATCTTTCCTGATCTGCATATTCAGCAGAATGATGTGATAGCAGCTGTTCTTGGACTTGATTGCGTTCTGGCAGGTGGGGAAATTCCAAGTGTTTAGTATGTTCTCCAATGTGGGCACTCCCTGCATCAAGAAAATTAGAATGTCAGGGAGATAGCTAGCCTAGAACTCTTCTCCTGGGTGATTTTCTATATTCAAGGAGTTGTTTTTCATGGAGGAGCGCTTGCACTTTATTTGCTCCGCAGATACTATAACCAGGGTTTATGGCCTTTATCTATGTTAATCTCTTTCTTGTTTAAGGTGTCACTTGGAATATAAGGAACACTCTGCCATCTGGTAGCCAGGCGAGCACCATGAATGCCATCCTGAAGATTTTCTCAGAGTGCTTAGCCATTGATGCTGGTGAGATGATTATTCAGATGAAGGAAGCAGAAGTGGAAAGGTTGAAAAGCTCAGCTGAACCAGAGGCTGAGGGAAATCTGGACGATGGGGACATCTCAATACTTAATAATGATGAGGAGATGGAGGAAACTCCTAAGGGAGCCACCAAACAAGAAAGTGACATTTCAGATCTACTTCCGGTAAGTGTGACTGATCTTAGCCCTAGATGTTGCAAGCCAGACTTTCTCTGCTGgaaaaaaacacatacaaaaccAGTACTCTTTACATGATTtgggtgctgggggtgggggtgtttcaCTTTTCTAAAGGAGCTGAGTGTAGGGTGAAGGAtggtaataatttttttttaagcatcatcAACCTTGGCCAATTTGGTGATTTTATTAAGTGCTTTTTTGGGTAATATTACATGCTTTGTGGGTAATATTTCTGAATGATGATGGTGATTGGTAGTACAGTTTGCTGCTGAATGTGGGATTTGTATTGTGTTTCTTATAttgattcttttttgggggggtagaatttgtaaactgcttaaggATTTCTATTGAAATATGAAGGagcacataaaataaataagtaaatcagccatactgcctggggctgatgggagttgtaatccaactgCATCTGGTAGGCCCCATGTTGGCTATGCTTGGAGGTAGGTAACTCAGTGCCAGATAGGGCCACTGTCTCTGTGACATATGAGTTGGTGGCACTGTGTTGCACTGGCATCGCTCCTTCCTATGGGTCCAGGTTCTAAGattagggccacattcacaccatacatttaaagtgccatgataccactttaaacagtcatggcttcctccaaataattatgggagatgtagtttggtACGAGTGTTGAGAATTGTTGGGTGGCCTCTACTCCCCTTCAAGAGCTGCAATTCGTGGAGTtgtttaacagtcagtccctcttcacagggaactctgggaattgtagaacTGGGGTGGAAATGGGATGGGTCCcattaaactacagctcccagaattctttgaagggaagctatgactgtttaaagtggtatcatgacactttaaatgtgtggtgtggcctCGCATTGAGGGAATTATGTGTCTACCCCATGGCAGTCGTACTGTGGAGTCCTGCAGGGCATTATTCTATGCTGAATGCTGTTATTTATATGCACATACACATGCTGTTatttatatacacatacacaaagcCACTGGAAGCAACCATCTGGCGATTTGAGGCTCTTATTTCTCCGTTACCTCTGAATCaggctgttttatttgtttttatgctatttttattggttttaggtGGCATTTTTGTGCTAATGGATATTGTTTTTATACTGTACACAGCGTACACCATGTAgagatttattaatttttttacagaaagttgTTTAGAAatgcctttaaataaataaaacaaatggacAAATAGCATGACCTGGTATATCAAATATTTATTATGTTATTTGCTTTGTAGGGCAGTAAGCAGGaggtgaagcaggtggcagctttACTCTTAGCTCAGCAGACAGCCCTGGAAATCATTGTTAACATGTGCTGCAATGAAGGTATTTCTGTTGCCCTCTTGCTCAGGTGGTATTTGGGCTTCTGTTTCCTTCctcttgtaaaaaaacaacaacaaaaaccctctctttctggccctgtctgcactatacatttaaagcagtatcatgccactttgaaCAAATGATCccgttgagattttttttaatgccagaaCTGCATGTTTTCAGACCCCTCCGATGACGAATGGGAAGAGTTATCCAGTAGCGATGAAAGCGATGCCTTTATGGACAACTACAACGAAGGTGGGAAGCTTCTGTCACCCCTGTGCCTTTCGGCTGAGCTGCACACAGCACTCCGGAACCACCTTGTTCCCAAGAAGGTAGagtcctcctcttccctccccaccccacctgtgTGCCAGGGTCCAGATGATCATGCGACCAGTTAAGTTCTGTGGAGTTGCATTTCTGGAAAAGTGCTTTTGTGAAACTGGGATGTGGAGTTGTGGTTCACTTTTCATAGAAAGACGTCTACCTATGTATCTTTTGGTAAACTAGGTATTAGGAAGACAAAATCCCTTTTGGGGTGGGACTTCCCGCctccagaaaaagaaaaccccaacagTGGCTACAAAATGTTGGCTGGCTGTTGGAGGGGAAATGTAAGGAAGTATCTTGGATTGGAGGCAAGGAAGTATCCTGGATTGgaggttttctgctgttccagagggtaaTGCCCAGACCAAAgaattcaaattacaaggaaggagattctgactaaacatgaggaagaactttctggtggtaaagcTCACCTTCATTCGTGTActtttcactggaggtttttaagcagaggttggctggtcaTCTGTCAGGCATTCTTTAGTTTTGATTCCTGCaatgcggggggttggactagatgacagttgggggtcccttcccactacaattatatgattgtagtccatcatcttgttcgcacagtggccagccagatacctgtgggaaacctacaaacaggatatgagcacaagagcactctctcctctggtggtttccagcaactggtgttcagaagcattactgcttccatctgtagaggcagagcatagccttttcctccatgaatttgccttttAGAGCTATCAAAATTGGTAGACATTACTGCTTCCTGCAGGTgttccattgtttaactatgtgctgtgcaaAAAAGAACTTTCTTTCCCCTGTCCTGAATATTCCTTCCTGAAGTCAAGGATGCTAACATAACTGATGTGAAGATTATCAAGGCTTTGTGCAGTAAAGCCCTGAAATTCTGCATCAAAGCAAGAAATGCTCAATTCCACAACCTGTATGAATTACAAATTATGCAAAGCATAAAAATTTgcatattttgcataatttatcctGCTATTAAAACTGTTGCCCAGGCACTTCTTTGCAGCCATAAGGACTGGAAacatcttttgttttttaaggaaagctGGTGTGCTTAGGAATTTGAATTTTGTACTTGGTGGTGGTGAAGCATaacagcttttttcttttcctagATACTTGAAAAAACTGGGTTTCCCAACAGTGTTGCTATTGATGTCTGCATGCGCAGTCCAGCTTGGAAGCCACTTATTAAAAAGTAGGAGTTAATTCACTTTTGTTATGTTTCCAGTCATATTATTAGGAAAGCAATGTGTCTCCTCATTTGTGGGGTTTCCAATGTGATCCAGGCTCACTGCTATTGAAAAAAAGAACTGGGACTAGACGGGCTTTATTCTTTTCTATTAAGACAAGAGCACTTTTGTTATTTAAGAACTGTCACTTGAACATCTGAGCACTTGCCTATTTCATGGTCgtcacttttttatatatacaagcAGTCTATTTCAGTGACCTGTATTGCTGCACTTCAGTTAATTTttccttccccccgccccacaacGCTTTGAAAACACTTGaggtggggtgtgtttttttttggggggggggagattcttgAAATTTAGAAAAAGCATTTATGTATAACTTAATTATTCACTTTTCTATGTAGGGTACATAAAAACAATCCACAAAAATGGGACAATGAAAATTTATCATAAAACCAAGCACTACTTTAGCATGCCTGCTGGAACAAGCAAGTCTTAGTTATGTTCGGCAAGAAAGGTGCCTGTATAATCTCAATTGGGATGGAGTTCCACAGGCTTGGTTCCACTGCACAGAATGCAGGACATTGGCAATATATAAGGGGCTGCTCTTTTGCTCATTTCTTATTTGCACTGTCTCGCCCTTTCCTACTTTGAACGCATCCCTTTAAGCATGCCCACATTTCAGTGGAGGCCGGGGTTGGGCACCCTTCCTCCCATCTGTTCTGAATAGAGGAGGGGTTTCCAGAGCCCCCTGTGATTGAGTACAGCATTGTCCCTGAAGGGacagacatctctctctctttttcttctattttaGATGTGGCAACCATTATGCCATACctcaatggcagccattttgtgttaggaCATGGCTCCCCCCAGCAGCCATTTTGTCGTTTCCCATACCTCCACAGGAACCATTTTGTGGCTAACACCCACAAAATTCCACTGGCTCAAAAAGGCTGGCAATCCATGATGGAGCACATAGCCATATGACCCCTAGGAAAATGGGGGTTGGAAGATCCATTCTTTTGATTGGGGGTTGTACTGTTGGTGTTCCTCTTCTCTGCTTTATGGCTCTTGATTAGGGGCTGTGCTGAATGTTCCATTTTCTTACAGGTTGAACATGGTCCAGTATAGAGCGCTGACCTGTCTCCACAGCATTTTGTTGGTGTCTGATGTGGAATGTCTTGGGGGTGCTTCAGTGCTTCAGTCGCTCTCCCAGCACCTGTCCCAGTTAATATTTTCTCAGCCAGGTGTGTTTCATGTGCTACGGTCATGGCTACCTCAGCAAATCTCTGCCCTTTCCCTTCATATTTCTCTCCTTTtgcttctccttcccccaccccacatcccTCTGCTGTTCACAGTTGCTACCAGCATCCCACTTTTATTGTATTTCCTTACATCGTGCTGGTTTACACATGGGCAGTatagggttttatttatttattgacagcagggtttctcaaactgtGGTTTGTGAAGCTTCATTCTAGCAGTCCATGATGTATCTGTGAAGAACACTTAAAACTGGAATTCAAATGGCCGTACAATAAAATGAATATGAGAAGTGAAAGAAGCAAGAAAAGTAAAATTAAGAATCATAGACACACACCCTAAAAACAGCATAACACAGCAGGCAAACAATTCTGGAGGAAAACTGAGAGCAAGAACATACTGGATGGCAGCCAGATCAGAGTCCTGTTGAAGTCTGGACACTATCAAGGAGGAAGCCACACAGATGTCCTGGGGCAGGGAATTACGCAACCTGGGGACAACAGAACAGAAGAAGACCCCTACAAGAGAAGTCCAAAGGCCCAACTCTTGTTGGAAGGCAGGCCCCCATAGCCAATGTTGGTTAGGCATAGTTTTCTTGAAGACCTTGGCAAATGGTCGTCCTTTGAATATTTAAGTAGAGCTGGTGGGTAATTTGGGGACAAGATTGCGATGAGGTGGGGATGGCAAAAGTGTGTAGACAAATGCTGAACCTCTGTAATGTGGGGCGCTACTCAAAATAATTAAAGAGTGTTGAGAATCACCAACATTTCCCCAGATACCATATGTGTTTATCTCAATGAAATTTGCCTCCATGTAAGCGTGTGAAACTTCTTGGGTTTCAAGCCCTGAACAACTTCATTGggattttttccttttgtgcagaATTTTCAAAGGAAATGGAGTTCCTGGAAGCTGTAACCAGCGCCTTGCGAGCCCTTTTGCAAACGCTGGCGTCTAATAATATATCTCAGGTGAGGCTGCTTTTTTCCCAGGGGTGGAGGTGCCAGAAGGGGGATGAACTGAGAAAACTGGGTGAAGGAGAAGTatggaaaggctgttctcctaaCATGCAGCCAGTGTCTCCAAACATGTACAGAGTGCTTTTTTTGTCTGTATCCGTTGCTTCTGTTCAACCTGTTTGTAAGTAGCTTGAGGTGCTAGCCCTCCACTTTTATATGTTTGATCCCTTAAACACTTGAATTAAAAAATGTTCTTTGGCATTTGCTTTTAAACAACTTGGAGGCTGAGTGTTTTATCTCTTCCCCTCACCAGTCccaatttttattcttttaaacagAGCATGTCTCCTGAGCAGCTGATGACTTTATGTGAAGCCGGTATTCAGAATACCAATGTTAGCGTCCGAGTAAATGTGGTTAGCATTCTAGGAATTGCTGGCAGTGTGCTGGCCAAGGTGGAAGACACAGCAGAAACACTAAAGGTAAAACTTCTGTATGGAAATACCTATCTCTCACTTCTGGCAATGACATTACTGCTTGTAAGATCTGTAGTGATTTTTGGGGTACCTGTTTCTGTGTCATTTCAGATGATTGGGAAATTCCTCCTTGACGTTGCAACGAAGGATCCTTCCcttgtggtggtgggggaggcTCTGGATGCCCTCTTTGATGTGTTCGCTGACGGTAAAGAAGCCGAAAAGGCAGGAGAGCAAATAAAGTTGTTATATGCACTTAAGGAATTCCAGCCAGTTTTCAAATCGCGGGTAAGCCTATTTTATTCACTGTGAGAGGGAAGTACTTGAAACACTAATATGGTCTGTGACTTCACTAATGCCACCAGTTGGGAGAACTTGTCTTTCCAGCAGTTGCATCGAAGATTCATATTGAAtacctaaaaaaaaaatcttgttgagggggaaaaaaaagggagagcaagtttctagtcctcattggtTCAATAATATCTCTCCAAAGATGGAGGCAAGTCAATGTTGTGAAGGCAATAGAAGTCTTAGAATGCTAGCGGTGAGGAAGGAAGGtgtttggttcccccccccttttttttttttgttgagcCCCGTCTGTCGTCATAGACCTGACCCAGCTCCTTGTCGGCATCTCATGAGAGCCGTTCTTTGGGTCTGTCCTTCTTCAGTGTCATGTTGCTCTAAGCCAAACTTGCCTAGCTTTGCTCAGATAATCAGTGTGTGCTTCTGTCACAGCTGAACAGAGATTATTAAAGATGATCAGGTGGTTTTCATTAGGTCAGGCCAGTGCTAGCTGTTTGGAATCTTGGAGAATTTGGctttttgtggggattaaatttTAGGTTTTGAGGGGTTAATGCAAAGGCATCGGCTGAGAAATAATTGCAGTGCTGTACCTGCCAGCCCCAGAGAACATGTTGCTCTGGAACACAAGGAAGGAGCTTGTCTGCCAGCCTGGGAGACAGATGCTGCTTAGTCATTTCCTAGTCTGCCGAGTCAAAGTGTACTAGTGTGGGTTCTCCAAGGAGGAGAAAGGACTAAGGGGTTGAGTGTGCACCTATGTGTTCATCACTGAGGCGGGGGGAGTCACTtctaaatactagttgctgggagcAACAGGAGGGGAAAGTATTCTTGTGCTGGGGTCCTGCTGGCAAGTTATCcttaggcatctgggtggccattgtGAGATCAGAACtctggaccagatgagccattggcctgatccagcaggctcttcttatgttcttaaggtcAAGTAAAGActtgtgcatgtgtgaatgagctaGCACACATCAGCCAGCACTTCCAGACCTTTCCTATCAATTGACACCGGCATAATCAGTGGTGGg encodes the following:
- the HEATR3 gene encoding HEAT repeat-containing protein 3, with translation MGKSKTKRFRHEPFSPAGTLSVQDGEAGEGSPAAELLEKLQHPSADMREFACASISKLLQQKQTIPAFLQRDVVRCLGPMLLDQSLAVRETAAGALRNLSACGGFDVCDDMVTKDIMTPLVALLKECRAGLEESNGSLKEIKDTHKNCMEDIANEAVNLLWNVCECNSTAVSIFNKQGCLDVVLQYLKRFRKNVDLAIAVASCLQAVTEDNPDLLSSFDSSAHQVLEMILLSSEKGMEDILLRTLVAGVTWNIRNTLPSGSQASTMNAILKIFSECLAIDAGEMIIQMKEAEVERLKSSAEPEAEGNLDDGDISILNNDEEMEETPKGATKQESDISDLLPGSKQEVKQVAALLLAQQTALEIIVNMCCNEDPSDDEWEELSSSDESDAFMDNYNEGGKLLSPLCLSAELHTALRNHLVPKKILEKTGFPNSVAIDVCMRSPAWKPLIKKLNMVQYRALTCLHSILLVSDVECLGGASVLQSLSQHLSQLIFSQPEFSKEMEFLEAVTSALRALLQTLASNNISQSMSPEQLMTLCEAGIQNTNVSVRVNVVSILGIAGSVLAKVEDTAETLKMIGKFLLDVATKDPSLVVVGEALDALFDVFADGKEAEKAGEQIKLLYALKEFQPVFKSRMRKEGKGQYSSDQLCVLDNVKLNLRRFIAYQEKLERK